The genomic window AACTGCCGGATCAGCCGTGCCGTCTCCGGGATGGTGAGCGGACGCAGGCGCTCCGGCCACTCCCGGCCGACAGCCGAAACCCGGCTGAAGATGATCCGGTCGATATACTCCTGCCGGTTCAGGAAATGAGCCAGTCCGACAGCCTCGGCGGAATTGAATGCGCCGACCGTCACATTGACCGTGACGGGAACGCCGTACCGGTGCAGCAAAGCGGCTCCGGCCAGCGCCTTCTTCCACATGCCGCGCCCCCGGACCGAATCGTGGGTCGCTTCGAAGCCGTCGATCGAAAGCTGAACCCGGTCGCACCGGCCGGAGCGGCCGAGATATCCGGCCTGCTCGCGCGTGATCAAAACGCCGTTGCTGTAAATGCAGAACCGCATCCGGTTTGCCCGGACCCGTTCCAGCAGGCGCAACAGGTCCGGGCGGCAGAAAGGTTCTCCGCCGAGAATGTCGACCCGGAAGACCTTCTCCCGGCCGAGCTCATCCAGAAACCGGAGCCACTCCGCCGCCGGGAGATCGGGTTCCCGATTCCCGGCAAACTCGCGACAGTAGCAGAACGGGCAATTCAGGTTGCACCGGCTGGTTATATACAGAACGGCTTTGTCGGGGGCCGAACTGCTGTTCACTGAAACTCCGGCGCAAAATCGGTATCGCAGCCGGCATCCTCATTCACGATCCCGTTCAGACAGCTCTCTCCGCGGACAATTCCCGACTCCGGCAGAACCAGCTCCGGCTTCTCATACGAAAACAACTCTTCTTCCATTTTTCAACTGTTCCATTCCCTGATTGATTATGCAAGCTGCCTGGTGAGCCTGAGATCGTTATCGTCCCCGGCGGAAAGCCTGAATCCGCCGGCGCACCAGGCGCCCTCCTTCCACTCGGCCTCGACGCCGTTGAACCATACGGAGGCGTCCGCCAGATTCGTGAACCAGCCGGCGTCTCCGGCATCGATCACCGTCCAGCCGGAGCCGGAAATCGCCTCTTCCTCGAAGGTGAGCCTGATCGTGTCCCCGGAAAAGTCGTTTCCGGCGAACAGGTCGGCCGTCAGCGATGCCCGGGAGGGATCGCCGAGTTCGAACTCCCAGTCCGTTACATCGCTCAGATTCCGCTCCATCGCAGTCCACCGGACGCTGCTGC from Victivallis lenta includes these protein-coding regions:
- a CDS encoding radical SAM protein, producing MNSSSAPDKAVLYITSRCNLNCPFCYCREFAGNREPDLPAAEWLRFLDELGREKVFRVDILGGEPFCRPDLLRLLERVRANRMRFCIYSNGVLITREQAGYLGRSGRCDRVQLSIDGFEATHDSVRGRGMWKKALAGAALLHRYGVPVTVNVTVGAFNSAEAVGLAHFLNRQEYIDRIIFSRVSAVGREWPERLRPLTIPETARLIRQFERDRKELPKVLPGSFVYRFLNEIRRGAAGGSPARRCGEVWNTLAVRADGVMIPCRACDRKVLGRINADSVARIWRNSAERKALLWQIGTGRAELPEPSCDAGCEFAWYCRQYCPSGAGGRICRKELKKLLKDLL